The following are encoded together in the Oreochromis niloticus isolate F11D_XX linkage group LG12, O_niloticus_UMD_NMBU, whole genome shotgun sequence genome:
- the LOC102082868 gene encoding ATP-dependent RNA helicase DDX54, giving the protein MSGKRSKDTRLVDKFSKQREDRAAESRLQQPINPTTTADCDITEKEESDLNGVFSEVVGGKRRGQQEDGVERPKTKKKRQSGKDEEYYIPYRPKDFDSERGLSLGGEGSAFEQQASSAVLDLMGDEGDRLNQQKKMMKWDRKKKRFVRETGKEDQKKKIKTDSGQVISNKKNRKNFYEEWKKNTRLMIQDLDQTEKQAEEAGSQQEVVAVADEVQTYRAPVTTKHARS; this is encoded by the exons atgtctg GCAAACGCTCTAAAGACACTCGGCTAGTGGACAAATTCAGCAAGCAGAGAGAGGACCGAGCTGCAGAAAGCAggctgcagcagccaatcaacCCCACCACTACTGCTGACTGTGACATCACAGAAAAGGAGGAGAGTGATCTAAAT GGGGTGTTTTCAGAGGTGGTAGGTGGTAAAAGAAGAGGTCAGCAGGAAGATGGTGTAGAACGACCAAAGACCAAGAAAAAAAGGCAGTCAGGCAAAGATGAAGAGTATTATATCCCTTACAGACCTAAAGACTTTGACTCTGAGAGAGG GTTGAGTCTCGGTGGAGAGGGCAGTGCTTTTGAACAGCAGGCCTCTTCAGCTGTCCTTGATCTCATGGGAGATGAAGGCGATCGCCTTaaccagcagaaaaaaatgatgaaatg GGACCGTAAGAAGAAGCGTTTTGTGAGAGAAACGGGAAAAGAAGaccagaagaagaagatcaaaacagacAGCGGTCAGGTTATCAGTAACAAGAAGAACAGGAAGAACTT TTATGAGGAGTGGAAGAAAAATACAAGATTGATGATACAGGATCTGGATCAGACGGAGAAACAGGCGGAGGAGGCAGGAAGCCAGCAAGAG GTCGTGGCCGTGGCCGACGAGGTCCAAACGTACAGAGCTCCGGTGACCACAAAGCACGCTCGGAGCTGA